In the genome of Tissierella sp., the window CTTTTATAGGCAACCTTTCCATCAATTATTGTTACATAAGTTTTAGCATCCACATCTTTTAGTGGATTGCCATCAAATATTACGATATCTGCATCTTTCCCTACTTCTATACTACCTATTCTATCTTGTAATCCAACTATTTCAGCTGCATTTATTGTAATAGCCTTCAATGCGTCCATTTCAGGAAGCCCAGCACTGTGAGCTAATCCTGCACATAGAGATAGATGTTGTAGCGGAATTACTGGAGAGTCTGTAATTATTGCTATTTTAACTCCAGCTTCATTCAATACTCTTGGAGTATCAAAGGATTTATTCTGTAATTCAAATTTAGATCTATTTCCAAATGTTGGTCCTACTAAGGCAGCTTTACCTTCTTGAACCAATTGGTCAGCAATTAAATGTCCTTCTGTACAATGGTCTAAGGTTATATCAAGGTCAAATTCCTTAGCGATTCTTAAAGCTGTAAATATATCATCTGCCCTATGAGCATGAGCTTTCAATGGAATTTCCTTTTTAAGTACAGGTATCATTGCTTCCATTTTCATATCATAATCAGGCATTTTTGAAGCATCTTCTGCTCTTTCCTTCTTTTCTAAATAAGTCTTTGCCTTAAATAATGTATCTCTAAGGATTGAAGCAGTAGCCATTCTTGTCATAGGTGATTTCTTTTGAGCATCATATACTCTCTTTGGATTTTCTCCAAAGGCAATTTTCATAGCAACAGGATCTTTTATAATCATATCGTCTACTCTATTTCCATAGGTCTTTATAGCTACAAAAGTTCCGCCTATTACATTTGCACTACCAGGTCCTGTTACAGCTGTAGTTACTCCACCCTGATATGCTTCTTCAAAGGAAATATCCATTGGGTTTATAGCGTCAATAGCTCTTAATTGAGGAGTAACAGGATCTGTCATTTCATTTCCATCACTACCTTCAAATCCTATGCCTTCTTCCCACATACCTAGATGACAATGAGCATCAATAAATCCAGGAGTCACCATTCTACCTTCTGCATCTATTACCTTTGCATCAAGTGGCGCTATAATATCTTTTCCTACTTCTACTATTTTACCCTCTTTTATTAAGATTGAACCATTCTCAATTACTTCTCCTGCCATAGTGTATATTCTTCCGTTTTTAATGAATATCATTTAATAGCCTCCTTTTATTTCGTTACTCTAAACAATATTATATAATTTATTTTACAATTCATCAACTAGTTATTTAAATACCCTTCATAGTTAAGGAAATTCTGCCTTTTTCAAGATTTACTTCTAGTATCTTTACTTTAACAATATCTCCAACCTTAACTACATCTTTTGGATGTTTTACAAATTTTTCTGAAAGGTGAGATATATGAACTAAGCCATCTTCTTTAACTCCTATATCTACAAAGGCACCAAAGTCTACTACATTCCTTATGGTACCATTTAATACCATCTCTGGCTGTAAATCTTCTATCTTAAGTACATCTTGTCTTAAAATAGGCTTTGGCATCTCGTCTCTAGGGTCTCTCCCAGGTTTCTCCAGCTCTTTGATGATATCTTGCAATGTTGGGACTCCTACATCTAATTCATCAGATATTTTTTCCATATCTACTGTAGTATAATCCATTTTCAATAATTTTTCTGCAACCTCATAGGACTCGGGATGAACTCCAGTATTATCTAAAGGATTATTCCCACCTGGAATACGCAAAAATCCTGCACATTGGATATAAGTCTTTTCTCCAAGACCCTTTACCTTAAGTAATTCTTTCCTATTTGCAAACTTACCCTTTTCTTCCCTAGCACTGATTATACTATTTGCAACCTTTGTAGATATTCCCGACACATATTTCAACAATGATGGAGATGCAG includes:
- a CDS encoding amidohydrolase, with translation MIFIKNGRIYTMAGEVIENGSILIKEGKIVEVGKDIIAPLDAKVIDAEGRMVTPGFIDAHCHLGMWEEGIGFEGSDGNEMTDPVTPQLRAIDAINPMDISFEEAYQGGVTTAVTGPGSANVIGGTFVAIKTYGNRVDDMIIKDPVAMKIAFGENPKRVYDAQKKSPMTRMATASILRDTLFKAKTYLEKKERAEDASKMPDYDMKMEAMIPVLKKEIPLKAHAHRADDIFTALRIAKEFDLDITLDHCTEGHLIADQLVQEGKAALVGPTFGNRSKFELQNKSFDTPRVLNEAGVKIAIITDSPVIPLQHLSLCAGLAHSAGLPEMDALKAITINAAEIVGLQDRIGSIEVGKDADIVIFDGNPLKDVDAKTYVTIIDGKVAYKR